In Collimonas arenae, a single genomic region encodes these proteins:
- the hisC gene encoding histidinol-phosphate transaminase — protein sequence MSKFWSPIVSRLTPYTPGEQPKLSKLVKLNTNENPYGPSPLALAAIAAEADDSLRLYPDPEAAALKGALAEQNAKHGITTAHVFVGNGSDEVLAHAFQALLQHEEAILFPDISYSFYPTYCGLYQVAHRTVPLAADFTVRVDDYLNTAAGGIIFPNPNAPTGCLLPLSEVERLVAGQPDCVVIVDEAYVDFGGDSAIPLVARYPNLLVVQTFSKSRSLAGLRVGFAIGHPDLITALERVKNSFNSYPLDRMAIAGATASIKDQTHFDRTRLAVMASREQMVAGLAALGFEVLPSAANFVFARHPRHDAAKLAATLRGDGIIVRHFSSARIAQFLRITVGTDDACQALLDALQLHLKTLPADF from the coding sequence ATGAGCAAATTCTGGAGTCCCATCGTCAGCCGCCTGACGCCTTACACCCCCGGCGAACAACCCAAGCTGAGCAAGCTGGTCAAGCTCAACACCAATGAAAATCCGTACGGACCGTCGCCGCTGGCGCTGGCCGCGATTGCCGCCGAAGCTGACGACAGCCTGCGCCTGTACCCCGACCCGGAAGCCGCTGCGCTGAAAGGCGCCCTGGCTGAACAAAATGCTAAGCACGGCATCACTACCGCCCATGTGTTTGTCGGCAACGGCTCCGATGAAGTGCTGGCGCATGCATTCCAGGCTTTGCTGCAACATGAAGAAGCCATCCTGTTCCCGGACATCAGCTACAGCTTTTACCCGACCTATTGCGGTTTGTACCAGGTAGCGCACCGTACCGTGCCGCTGGCCGCCGACTTCACCGTACGCGTCGACGATTACCTGAACACCGCTGCAGGCGGCATCATTTTCCCGAATCCGAATGCGCCTACCGGCTGCCTGTTACCCCTGTCCGAAGTCGAACGACTGGTGGCGGGACAGCCTGACTGCGTGGTGATCGTCGATGAAGCTTATGTCGATTTCGGCGGCGACAGCGCGATCCCGCTGGTGGCGCGCTATCCCAATCTGCTGGTGGTGCAGACCTTCTCGAAGTCGCGTTCGCTAGCCGGCTTACGGGTCGGCTTTGCGATTGGCCATCCAGACCTGATCACGGCGCTTGAGCGCGTCAAGAACAGCTTCAATTCCTATCCGCTGGATCGCATGGCGATTGCCGGCGCCACTGCTTCGATCAAGGACCAGACGCATTTCGACCGGACACGCCTGGCAGTGATGGCCAGCCGTGAGCAGATGGTGGCAGGACTGGCAGCGCTCGGCTTTGAAGTGCTGCCATCGGCCGCCAACTTCGTCTTCGCCCGTCATCCGCGCCACGACGCCGCCAAGCTGGCGGCCACCTTGCGCGGCGACGGCATCATCGTGCGCCATTTCAGCAGCGCCCGGATTGCCCAATTCTTGCGCATTACGGTCGGCACCGATGACGCTTGCCAGGCCTTGCTGGATGCTTTGCAATTGCATCTGAAAACACTGCCTGCCGATTTCTGA
- a CDS encoding proline dehydrogenase family protein has translation MVTPTSSFGAQTTSEALPLLAADALRKIARDEHLKERIENDPLLSGIFKRAAERYIGGSTLPECIRTIKQVNAQGHAATADYMGESTRDEAKAEIETTHFLDLVAAIHAHTLNCTISLDLSHIGLAVDPALGIANAARIAVAARAIGREVIISMEGSERTDAILATHTELCRQFDHVGITLQARRLRTGADLQSALQRPGKIRLVKGAYDEPETLAHPRVSEGLNAAYRQHAQTLLASGHACSIGTQDRQQLEWAHAFIREQGLATDHIEFETLLGLGAAPAAQMRDLGFATRQYIVYGREWFMYVCHRIAEDPPRLFQALIDVVNGPGEAQHL, from the coding sequence ATGGTGACACCGACAAGTTCATTTGGCGCGCAGACAACGTCTGAAGCCCTGCCTTTGCTGGCCGCAGATGCCTTGCGAAAAATCGCGCGCGACGAGCATCTCAAGGAACGTATAGAAAACGATCCGCTCCTTTCCGGCATTTTCAAACGCGCCGCCGAACGCTATATAGGCGGCAGCACTTTGCCGGAATGTATTCGTACGATCAAGCAAGTGAATGCGCAGGGCCATGCCGCTACCGCCGACTATATGGGAGAAAGCACGCGCGACGAAGCCAAGGCAGAGATCGAGACGACACACTTCCTGGACCTGGTCGCCGCCATCCATGCGCACACGCTGAACTGCACGATTTCGCTTGATCTGTCGCATATCGGGCTGGCGGTCGATCCCGCACTGGGCATCGCCAACGCCGCCAGGATTGCCGTGGCTGCGCGCGCCATCGGACGCGAAGTCATCATCAGCATGGAAGGCTCGGAACGTACCGACGCCATCCTCGCCACACACACCGAATTGTGCCGCCAGTTTGACCACGTAGGCATCACCTTGCAAGCGCGCCGCTTGCGCACCGGCGCCGATCTGCAAAGCGCATTGCAGCGCCCGGGCAAGATCCGCCTGGTCAAGGGCGCTTACGATGAACCAGAAACCCTGGCTCACCCGCGCGTGAGCGAAGGCCTGAACGCCGCCTACCGCCAGCACGCACAAACGCTGCTGGCAAGTGGCCACGCCTGCTCGATCGGCACCCAGGACCGCCAGCAACTGGAATGGGCGCATGCCTTCATCCGGGAGCAAGGCCTGGCGACGGACCATATCGAATTCGAGACCCTGCTCGGGCTCGGTGCAGCGCCGGCGGCGCAGATGCGCGACCTGGGTTTCGCCACGCGACAGTACATCGTCTACGGCCGGGAATGGTTCATGTACGTCTGCCACCGGATTGCCGAAGATCCGCCACGGCTGTTCCAGGCTCTGATCGACGTCGTGAATGGCCCCGGCGAGGCGCAACACCTGTAA